The genomic interval GGCTGAAGCTCTGGGACTATGATACGGCGGCGCAAAGACCCGCCGTTTTCAACGATATCGCTTCCGTGCCGCTGCGCCCGTTCATCGGTACGATCGGGGTCGCCATGGCGGAGCCAGGCAATCATTCGGTGATCCCGCCGCGCCGCGTCGGCGGCAATATGGATATCCGCGATATCGCCGCCGGCACGACGCTCTATTTGCCGGTCGAGGTTGAGGGCGTGCTGCTGTCGCTCGGCGACACCCACGCTGCCCAGGGCGATGGCGAGGTGTGCGGCACGGCAATTGAAAGCGCGATGGATGTCTCCATTACGGTCGAGGTGGTAAAGGACGCCGCCCCGAAGACCCCGCATTTTTCCACGCCCGGCCCGATCGCCCGCCATCTCGATGCAGCCGGCTACGAGGTGACCACCGGCATCGGCCCCGACCTGATGCTTGCTGCCCGCGACGCCGTCTCGGCGATGATCGACCACCTGTCGCGCACCCGCAAGCTTGCGCCCGAGGATGCCTACATGCTGTGCTCGGTCGCCGGCGACCTGAAGATCAGCGAGATCGTCGACGCGCCGAACTGGGTGGTGTCGTTTTATTTTCCTAGGATCGTGTTCGGGTAGCGCATCCGCCCTGCCCCTCAGGCATGCCCCGCGTGATGCGGGTGCGCCGGGTCGTCGATGGTTTCGCTTTCGACGTCGGCGGAAAGTTCCTGCTTGGCCCTGCCGGTCGGCTGGCGGGTGAAGCCGGTCATCGGGCCGGACTGCTGGAAGTCGCGCTTGATCTCGACATCGGAGGTCAGATAGGCGGTGATCATTTCCGCGATCGAGCGCAGCGCATGCATGTGAATACGCTCATAGCCGTGCGAGGCATCGACGCCGAAGGCGACCAGCGCGGTGCGCACATCAGCGCCCGCTTCGACCGCGCTTGCCGAATCCGAACGGTAGTAGCGGAACACGTCCTTCTGGTAGCGGATATCGTTGGCCTTGCAGACATCGACAAGCTTCTTGGTCAGGTGCCAGTCGAACGGGCCGGTCTGGTCGGCCATCGCGATGGTGACGCCGAATTCCGAGGAGTTCTGGCCCGGCGCCGAGGTGCCGTTGTCAATCGAAACCAGCGATGCGACTTCCGGCGAGACGATCGAGGACGCGCCGACGCCGACTTCCTCGGCAATCGTGAACAGCCAGTGGCTGGCGACCGGGGTTTCGACATTCTCGTCCTGCATCGCCTTCAGCGCGGCCAGCATCAGCGCCACGCCGGCCTTGTTGTCAAGATGGCGCGAGACGATGAAGCCGTTGTCCAGAAATTCCGGAAGGGGATCGATCGCGACGATATCGCCGATCTCGATGCCGAGCCGGTCGAGATCGGCTTCGTCGCGGGTCAGGGCATCGACGCGCAGCTCGACATATTGCCAGCCGACCGGCAGCTCGTCGATTTCATTGTTGAAGGTGTGCCCGGACGCCTTCAGCGGCAGGATGGTGCCGCGATAGGAGCCCTTTTCGGTGAAGATCGTGGCGCGCGCGCCCTCGGCAAACCGCGCCGACCATGTACCGATCGGCACCAGTTCCAGCCTTCCGTTCGATTTCAGATATTTCACCTGCGCGCCGAGCGTATCGACATGCGAAACCACGGCGCGCGCGCCGCGGCTGTCGACGCCGCGCCGGACGGCGCGGATCGCGCCGCGACGGGTCAGCTCCACCGAAAGGCCGAGCTTTTCCAGCTCTCCGGTCACGAAACGGACGATGGGGTCGGTGTAGCCTGTCGGCGAGGGAATCGCGAGGAGCGATTTGAGAATGTCGGACAGGTAATCGGCGTCAATCGTCAGTCGTTTCATCTGCTACTCGTTCTTGTGGGCCTCGCGCACCGAATGGCGTACGCCGGCCGGCATTGAAAGCGGGAACAGCAGGTCGACAAACCGTTCGGCCGTCGGCTGCGGCTCGTGATTGGCTAGCCCCGGCCGCTCATTGGCCTCGATAAAGGCATAGTCCGGGTTTTGCGGGGACTTGATCATCAGGTCAATCCCCACCACCGGAATATTGATCGCGCGCGCCGCCGAAATCGCCGCATCCACCAGCTTCGGGTGGACGATATCGGTGACATCGTGAATGGTGCCGCCGGTATGCAGATTGGCTGTTCGGCGCACCCTGATTTCGGTGCCCGCCTCCGGCACATCGGCGAAGGTGTATCCGGCATCGCGCACCGTGCGTTCGGTCTCGGCATCGAGCGGGATCGAGGATTCGCCGCCGGTTGCCGCGCTGCGCCGCTCGCTCTGGCTCGCGATCAACTGCTCGATCGAGGATTTGCCGTCGGCCACGATATGGGCCGGGCGGCGCACGGCGGCGGCGACAAGCCGATAGTTGATCACGATCAGGCGCAGATCCTCGCCCTGCACCATCTCCTCGATCAGCACCGTGTCGCAATAGGCTTTCGCTGCCTTCACGGCTTCCTCGAGATCCTCATAGGTCGTGATCCCGACGGATATGCCCCTGCCCTGCTCGCCGCGCGCGGGCTTGACCACGAGGTGGCCGGCATCCTCCAGGAAGCCGCGGATCGCATCCTCGCCGGCATCCGAGGTCATCTGGCGCGGCACCTTCACGCCCGCCTCCTCGACGAAACGGCGGGTCACGGATTTATCGTCGCAGATCGACATCGCGACCGAGGTGGTCAGCTCCGACAGGCTTTCCCGGCAATGGATCGAGCGCCCGCCATACGAGAGCCGGAAGAAGCCGCCTCTTGCATCGGTGATCTCGGCTGAAATCCCCCTGCGCCGCGCCTCCGTCACGATCAGCCGGGCATAGGGGTTCAGTTCCTCATAGTCATCCGCCTCCGGTCCGGTGAACAGCTTCTCGTTGATCTGGTTCTTGCGCTTGACCGTGAAGAACGGCACCCGCCTGAAGCCGAGCTTCTCGTAGAGCCGGATCGCCGGATCATTGTCGTGCAGCACCGAGAGATCGAGATAGGACGCGCCGCGCGCCAGGAAATGCTCGGCGAGCCTGCGCACCAGCGCCTCGCCGATGCCGCGCTGGCGGGCCTGCGGGTCGCTTGCCAGGCACCACAGCGACGATCCCTTTTCCGGATCGTTGAACACCCGCGAATGGTCGATGCCGGTCACCGTGCCGAGAATATTGCCGCTGTGCTCCTCCTCGGCGACGAAATAGGAGATCGAACGGGCATCGCGCTGGCGCCAGAAGAAATCCGGCCTGACCACGACCATGCCGCGCGCGGCATAAATCCGGTTGATCGCCTGGGCATCGATCTCCGATGTCAGCCGGCGGATGAAGAAGCCCTGCGGCGGCTTGGAGGCCGGGCGGTAAGTGGAAAGCTCCAGCCGGAAGGTATGCGAGGGATCGAGAAACACCTCCTGCGGCGCGTTCGCCAGCACCACATGCGGATCGCGGACATAGATCGCGATATCGCGGTGGTCCGGCACCTCGGCGCGCAGCGTCTCGATCAGCAGTTTGGCATCGGAAAACGTCTGGCCGAAGACCACCCGCCCCCAGCCGCAATCGATCGAGGCGTCCGGCGTCATGTCGCCGTGCTCCTCGCCGCCGGGGATCGGCGGCTTCATCCCGTGCGAGCGCATCCGTTTCAGGCGATGGGCATAGGCCTCGCGCCCGCGATGATCGTCCCTGGAGCCTTTGTCCGAACTCATCGGCTTTTCCTCAGATGTCGTGCGACTGCAGCCACATTTCCAGAAGCGCGACCTGCCACAGTTCCGAACCGCGCAGCGGCGTGATGTGGCCGATCGGGTCGATGAACAGGTCATCGAGATAGCTCTTCCTGAACAGCCCGCGCTCGCTGGAGACCTGGCTGGTCAGCACGTCGCGCACCATGTCCAGATACTCGCCCGAGATGTATTTGAGCTGGGGCACGGGGAAATAACCCTTCTTGCGGTCGATCACCTCGTGAGGAACCACCAGCCTTGCCGCATCCTTCAGCACGCCCTTGCCGCCGTCATTGAGCTTGAACTCCGGCGGGATCGTGGCCGCGAGCTCGGCGAGCTCATGGTCGAGGAACGGCACGCGCGCCTCCAGACCCCAGGCCATCGTCATATTGTCCACCCGCTTGACCGGGTCGTCAACCAGCATGACCTGGCTGTCGAGGCGCAGCGCCCGGTCGACCGGACCTTCGGCGCCCGCCGCCATCAGATGGCTTTCGACGAAGGCGCGGCTGACATCCTCCTCGGCCAGCCATTCGTCCGAGAGATGGCGCGAAAGCTTGGCGTGGTCGCGGTCGAAGAAGCCCTTGGCGTAATCGCCGACGACATCGTTGGAATTTTCCAGCGGCGGATACCAGTGATAACCGGCGAAGATCTCGTCCGCGCCCTGGCCGGATTGCACCACCTTGATATGCTTGGAGACCTCGCGCGACAGCAGGAAGAAGCCGATATTGTCGTAGGAGACCATCGGTTCCGACATCGCGTTGATCGTGTCCGGCAGCGCGCTCATCAGTTCGGAGGACGGCACGAAGATCTTGTGGTGATCGGTCCCGAAGCGTTCGGCAATCAGGTCGGAATAGGTGAATTCGTCGCCCTTTTCGCCATTGGCCTCCTCGAAACCGATCGAAAAGGTCATCAGGTCCTTCTGGCCTTCCTCAGCCAGAAGCCCGGTGATGATCGAGGAATCGACGCCGCCCGACAGCAGCACGCCGACGGGAACGTCGGACACCATGCGGCGCCTGACGGCGGTGCGCAGCGCGTCGAGCACCCGATCGCGCCATTCCTCGCGCGTGAGTTTGGCGGTCGCGGCATCGCGCTCGTGTTTCGGCGACCAGTAGCGGATATCCTCGAATGAGCCATCCGGCTCGAAGCAGCGGGTGGTGGCCGGCGGCAGCTTGCGCACGCCCTTGACGATGGTGTGCGGCGGCGGAACCACGGCGTGGAACGACATGTAATGATGCAGCGCCACCGGATCGACCGACTTATCGATGCCGCCGCCCTTCAACAGCGCCGGCAGCGTCGAGGCAAAGCGGATATTGCGTCCGCTCATGGCATAATAGAACGGCTTAATGCCGAAACGGTCGCGCGCGATCATCGCCTTGCCGCTGTCGCGCTCGACAATGGCGAAGGCGAACATGCCGTGGAACCGCTTCACGCAATCGCGGCCCCAGGCGTGATAGGCCTTCATGATCACTTCGGTATCGCCGGTGGAGAAGAACCGGTAGCCCTTGTCCTCCAGTTCGCGACGGAGTTCGGGATAATTATAGATGCAGCCGTTGAAGACGATGGTGAGCCCGAGCTCGGGATCGGTCATCGGCTGGGCGGCCTTTTCGGAAAGGTCGATGATCTTCAGGCGCCGGTGACCGAAGGCGAAACGGCCCTGGGCGAAGATGCCGCTGCCGTCCGGCCCGCGTGGCGCGAGCGCCGCGGTAATCCGGGCAACGGCCTCGGAATCTGCAAGGGTTCCATCGAATCTGATCTCTCCGGCAATACCACACATGGTCTGGTCGGTCGCTCCTGTGGACTGGCTGCCCGGTTCAGCCGGGCGCATAAGGCAAAACGCCGGCGCGGACACCGCGCGGCGCAGACTGTTTTTCATGGCGCGGGCGCAAAGCCCGCATCTCGGGTTCGGTTTTAGTTACAACAGAAATCATTTGAGTTCAAATGATTTCTGTTGTAACTAGTTTCCACGATGATGGACAACAAACCTGATACAGCGATCAACAATGCCGATGCGGTGATGAAGGCGATCCGCCGGATCGCCCATGCGATCGACATCCGCTCGAAGCGGATCGGCCGCGAAACGGGGCTGACGATCCCGCAGATCGTGGTGCTGAAGGCCGTGAGCGACCAGGGCGCGCTGACGACGGCGGCGATTTCAAAGCAGGCGGACCTCAGCCCCGCCACCACCGTCACCATTCTCGACAAGCTCGAGGCCAAGGGGCTGATCACCCGCATCCGCTCCACAAGCGACCGGCGCACCGTGCAGGCAGCACTGACAGAGACGGGCGCGCGCACGCTGGAAGGAGCGCCGTCGCTTTTTGCGGATGGCTTCGCCTCCGACTTCGCCACCTTTACGGGAGAAGAACAGCGCGACATCGTCGCAGCCTTCAAGATGGTAGCCGACCTGCTTGATCGCGACGACGCGGGAAGCCCTGAAAGCATGGCGCGCTGACCCCGTCTCAGTGGTTTCGGAGCGCCTTGATCAGGTCTTTCTTGCTCATCTTCGACCGGCCCTCGATGCCGATCTCGCGGGCGCGATCATAGAGATCGTCGCGCGTCCACTCCTCATAGGGCTGCGCCTCGCCGCCCTTCCTGGAGGGCTTCATGCGGTCATTGGCCTTTGCATTGGCAATGCGCGCGGCCTTTTCCTTCGAGGCTCCGTCGCGACGCAGAGCCTGATAGGTATCCTCGTCCTTGATCCGGGCTTCGTCTTTCGCGGTGGGCATAACATCCATCTCCATCGAATTTACCTGAAAAACGATGGAGACGGGCTTTTGGTTCCGGGCCGTTACCGGTTGGCGCGCGCCTCCGCGCCGTCGACGATCGTGCGGATCGTTTCGGCGACCCGGTACTGGAAGGCGAAGGCCTCGTCCGGCTCGAAGCCCGGATCCTCCTCCTGGCCCTTAACGGTCAGCAGTCCGTCGAGCGCGCGGCGGAAGACCGAATAATCCTTGCCCTCGGCAAGGGCCGCGGCAAGCGCGATCAGCACCTCCTGATGCGCCGCCATCTGCGCCTCCAACCGTTCCAGACGATGTTCCGACATAATATCCTCGCTTTCCCCTGTTGCATGGAAGAGGTACACAGCGCGCGACGAAATGCAATCCCGTTCGCCGCATGCCGGAACCAAGCGCGGTGTGCGGCGTTTCGAAGTCATCACATCAATGTTTGCAGGAGTCTTGCTTGTCGCCCGCCACCGCGCCCGAACGCGAGTTTCACTCGCTGACGGAAATCGTTCAGCAGACCATGGAGGAGGCAGGCGACGGCCACGTTTCGGTGGACCACCTCATGGCCTCGTTCGGCCACGCCTCGTTCGTGCCGCTGCTGATCCTGCCGGCGCTGGTGCTAATCACGCCGCTGAGCGGCGTACCGGGGCTTTCGACATTATGCGGATTGATCATCATGATGATCGCGGCCCAGCAGCTCGTCGGCCATACCCGGATATGGCTCCCCGGCTGGATTCGCCACAGGCAGATCGCCAGCGCCAGGTTGCAGCCCGCCATGGCGAAGGTTCTGCCGCTGACGCGCTTTATCGACAGGACCGCGCGCGAACGCCTGACCTTTCTGTTCAAGCGTCCCTTCAAGTGGCTGCTGCCGCTTGCCTGCGTGATTTTCGGCGCGATCATGCCGCTGATGGAGTTCATCCCGTTCTCCTCGTCCCTCATCGGCGTCGCCGTGACCCTGATCGCCTTCTCGATCCTCACCCGCGACGGCATCTTCGCCCTGCTAGCCCTTGTGCCGCTGGGAGCCGTGGCCTGGGGCGTGACGAGCGTTCTGTCGTCGCTTTGACGATACCCCAACGGCGCGGCTGCCTGACGCCGCTGTGCAGAGGCCCGCGCTCTTGACGCGCTCAACTGTCTCGCCCTAATCCAGGGACACATCTTTCGCGCCGGGCCAGCCGGCAAATCATGTTTCAGGAAAGCTTATCGTGGAGAATACCGCCGGTCGGGTTTCGCGCCCCTTTCAGGTCACCAACCGGCAGGTTTTCACGATCGCGCTGCCGATGATGATCGCGCATTTCTCGACGCCGCTGGTCAGCCTTGCCGCGACCGGCGTGGTCGGCCAGTTGCGAAACGAGGTGCTGATCGGCGGCGTCGCGCTGGCCGCCGTCATCTTCGATGTGCTGTTCACCACATTCAACTTCCTGCGCGGCGCGACGACCGGCTTCACCGCGCAGGCCGTCGGCGCGGGCGACCGTCGCCAGGAACAGCGCATGCTGCTGGGCGGCATCTTGATCGCGCTTTCCGCGGGCCTTCTCATACTCCTGCTGCACGTGCCGATCGGCCATCTGGGCCTGGCGGCGCTCGATGCCGACGGTCCGGTGGGCGATGCGGCCTGGACCTACTACGCCTGGCGGGTGTGGTCGGCGCCGTTCGCGCTTTTCAATTTCGTGGTCTTCGGCTGGGTGATCGGCCGTGGCGAGGCGATGACGGCGCTGCTGCTGCAGGTGGTGCTGAACGCGCTGAACCTGTTTCTGGCCTTTGCCGGCGTATTATGGCTCGGTTACGGGCTCGCGGGCGCGGGAGCCGCGAGCCTGATTGCCGAGGGTATGACGGCCGTGATCGGCGCGGTCCTGATCCTCAGACGCACCGACCGAGAGCTTTGGGAATGGCCGGACCTTTCCGCGCTCAAGCGCATGTTCTCGGTCAACCGCGACATGATGATCCGCTCCTTCGCGCTTCTGATCGGGCTTTCCTTCTTCACCCGCCAGTCGGGCGTGCTCGGCACCGATATCCTGGCCGCCAATACCGTGCTGCTGCGCTATTATTTCCTCGGCGTCGCCTTCCTGGACGGTTTCGCCACCGCCGCGGAACAGCTCGCGGGCCGCGCGGTCGGCGCGTTCTACCGCCCGGCCTTCGAGCGCGTCATCAAGCTCACCACGCTCTGGGGCGTGGCGATGGCGCTGGCGGTATCGGCAGTGTTCTTCCTCACCGGCCCCATGGTCGTGGCCCTGATCGCGCCTATCCCCGAGACGCAAGCGCTCGCCCACACCTACCTGCCCTACGCTGCGATCATGCCGCTCATCGGCGTGATCGCATTCCAGATGGACGGCGTGTTCATCGGCGCGACATGGTCGCGCGAGATGCGCACGCTGATGCTGGCGTCGCTGGCCTTCTACTTCGCGGCCTGGGCGGTGCTCCAGCCGCTGTTCGGCAATCACGGCCTCTGGATCGCAATGCTGCTGTTCCAGGGCGCGCGCTCGGTCTTCTTCCGACTGACGTTGCCGAAGCTGGCGGACCGGACCTTTTCGCCTGCGGCTTCGCCATAATTCCGAAACCAGGCGATCCGACGATCACCCCCAGACCGTGCCGAAGAGCCGCATCCAGTTGCCGCCAAGGATTTTCTCGATCCGGGTTTGCGACCAGCCGCGGCGTTGCATTTCCGCCGTCAGGTTCGGGAATTCGTCGTTGCGGCGGATGCCTTCCGGCTTGGTGATCCTCGCCGAGCCGAACTCGGTCAGCGTGCGGCCGGTGCCCTTGTCCTTGTTGGCCCAGAGCAGCCACGGTCCCGGACGCGGCCGGTTATGGTTGAAATCGGTTCCGATCGCGACATGGTCTTCGCCGACGAGATCCATCGTGTATTCCATGGCGTCGATCACATCGGCAACCGTCGCGTCATTGCCCTTGGCAAGACCGGGCGCAAACAGCGAGGTGCCGATGACGCCGCCCTTTTCGGCGCAGGCCTTGAACACCTCGTCCGGCTTGTTGCGCGGCACATCCTTCAGCCCGCGCGGCAGGCAGTGGGTAATGGCGACCGGTTTTTCGGAATAGGCGATCGTATCGAGCGAGGTCTGGATGCCAACATGCGACAGATCGATCAGAATGCCGCATCTTCCCATCTCGTCCACGGCCTCGCGACCGAAGCCGGTCAGGCCGCTGTCCTTTTCCTCCAGATAGCCCGCGCCGAACAGGTTCTGGGTATTGTAGGTCAACTGCATGATGTTGACGCCGAGGTCCTTGAAGATGCCGAAATAATCCAGCCGGTCCTCGACCGGCGAGGTGTTCTGCCAGCCGAAGATGATGCCGAC from Martelella mediterranea DSM 17316 carries:
- a CDS encoding acetamidase/formamidase family protein produces the protein MIRTIHSHEGHLGWDRALEPVHFAKSGETIAFCCQDAGHGHYHHDSTAADILTADPAKANPLTGPVYVDGAAPGDALKVTIHEFTPSGFGWSAIIPGFGLLADQFREPRLKLWDYDTAAQRPAVFNDIASVPLRPFIGTIGVAMAEPGNHSVIPPRRVGGNMDIRDIAAGTTLYLPVEVEGVLLSLGDTHAAQGDGEVCGTAIESAMDVSITVEVVKDAAPKTPHFSTPGPIARHLDAAGYEVTTGIGPDLMLAARDAVSAMIDHLSRTRKLAPEDAYMLCSVAGDLKISEIVDAPNWVVSFYFPRIVFG
- a CDS encoding osmoprotectant NAGGN system M42 family peptidase → MKRLTIDADYLSDILKSLLAIPSPTGYTDPIVRFVTGELEKLGLSVELTRRGAIRAVRRGVDSRGARAVVSHVDTLGAQVKYLKSNGRLELVPIGTWSARFAEGARATIFTEKGSYRGTILPLKASGHTFNNEIDELPVGWQYVELRVDALTRDEADLDRLGIEIGDIVAIDPLPEFLDNGFIVSRHLDNKAGVALMLAALKAMQDENVETPVASHWLFTIAEEVGVGASSIVSPEVASLVSIDNGTSAPGQNSSEFGVTIAMADQTGPFDWHLTKKLVDVCKANDIRYQKDVFRYYRSDSASAVEAGADVRTALVAFGVDASHGYERIHMHALRSIAEMITAYLTSDVEIKRDFQQSGPMTGFTRQPTGRAKQELSADVESETIDDPAHPHHAGHA
- the ngg gene encoding N-acetylglutaminylglutamine synthetase, which encodes MSSDKGSRDDHRGREAYAHRLKRMRSHGMKPPIPGGEEHGDMTPDASIDCGWGRVVFGQTFSDAKLLIETLRAEVPDHRDIAIYVRDPHVVLANAPQEVFLDPSHTFRLELSTYRPASKPPQGFFIRRLTSEIDAQAINRIYAARGMVVVRPDFFWRQRDARSISYFVAEEEHSGNILGTVTGIDHSRVFNDPEKGSSLWCLASDPQARQRGIGEALVRRLAEHFLARGASYLDLSVLHDNDPAIRLYEKLGFRRVPFFTVKRKNQINEKLFTGPEADDYEELNPYARLIVTEARRRGISAEITDARGGFFRLSYGGRSIHCRESLSELTTSVAMSICDDKSVTRRFVEEAGVKVPRQMTSDAGEDAIRGFLEDAGHLVVKPARGEQGRGISVGITTYEDLEEAVKAAKAYCDTVLIEEMVQGEDLRLIVINYRLVAAAVRRPAHIVADGKSSIEQLIASQSERRSAATGGESSIPLDAETERTVRDAGYTFADVPEAGTEIRVRRTANLHTGGTIHDVTDIVHPKLVDAAISAARAINIPVVGIDLMIKSPQNPDYAFIEANERPGLANHEPQPTAERFVDLLFPLSMPAGVRHSVREAHKNE
- a CDS encoding N-acetylglutaminylglutamine amidotransferase, whose amino-acid sequence is MCGIAGEIRFDGTLADSEAVARITAALAPRGPDGSGIFAQGRFAFGHRRLKIIDLSEKAAQPMTDPELGLTIVFNGCIYNYPELRRELEDKGYRFFSTGDTEVIMKAYHAWGRDCVKRFHGMFAFAIVERDSGKAMIARDRFGIKPFYYAMSGRNIRFASTLPALLKGGGIDKSVDPVALHHYMSFHAVVPPPHTIVKGVRKLPPATTRCFEPDGSFEDIRYWSPKHERDAATAKLTREEWRDRVLDALRTAVRRRMVSDVPVGVLLSGGVDSSIITGLLAEEGQKDLMTFSIGFEEANGEKGDEFTYSDLIAERFGTDHHKIFVPSSELMSALPDTINAMSEPMVSYDNIGFFLLSREVSKHIKVVQSGQGADEIFAGYHWYPPLENSNDVVGDYAKGFFDRDHAKLSRHLSDEWLAEEDVSRAFVESHLMAAGAEGPVDRALRLDSQVMLVDDPVKRVDNMTMAWGLEARVPFLDHELAELAATIPPEFKLNDGGKGVLKDAARLVVPHEVIDRKKGYFPVPQLKYISGEYLDMVRDVLTSQVSSERGLFRKSYLDDLFIDPIGHITPLRGSELWQVALLEMWLQSHDI
- a CDS encoding MarR family winged helix-turn-helix transcriptional regulator — protein: MMDNKPDTAINNADAVMKAIRRIAHAIDIRSKRIGRETGLTIPQIVVLKAVSDQGALTTAAISKQADLSPATTVTILDKLEAKGLITRIRSTSDRRTVQAALTETGARTLEGAPSLFADGFASDFATFTGEEQRDIVAAFKMVADLLDRDDAGSPESMAR
- a CDS encoding DUF7218 family protein, whose protein sequence is MPTAKDEARIKDEDTYQALRRDGASKEKAARIANAKANDRMKPSRKGGEAQPYEEWTRDDLYDRAREIGIEGRSKMSKKDLIKALRNH
- a CDS encoding exopolysaccharide biosynthesis protein, whose protein sequence is MSPATAPEREFHSLTEIVQQTMEEAGDGHVSVDHLMASFGHASFVPLLILPALVLITPLSGVPGLSTLCGLIIMMIAAQQLVGHTRIWLPGWIRHRQIASARLQPAMAKVLPLTRFIDRTARERLTFLFKRPFKWLLPLACVIFGAIMPLMEFIPFSSSLIGVAVTLIAFSILTRDGIFALLALVPLGAVAWGVTSVLSSL
- a CDS encoding MATE family efflux transporter, which gives rise to MENTAGRVSRPFQVTNRQVFTIALPMMIAHFSTPLVSLAATGVVGQLRNEVLIGGVALAAVIFDVLFTTFNFLRGATTGFTAQAVGAGDRRQEQRMLLGGILIALSAGLLILLLHVPIGHLGLAALDADGPVGDAAWTYYAWRVWSAPFALFNFVVFGWVIGRGEAMTALLLQVVLNALNLFLAFAGVLWLGYGLAGAGAASLIAEGMTAVIGAVLILRRTDRELWEWPDLSALKRMFSVNRDMMIRSFALLIGLSFFTRQSGVLGTDILAANTVLLRYYFLGVAFLDGFATAAEQLAGRAVGAFYRPAFERVIKLTTLWGVAMALAVSAVFFLTGPMVVALIAPIPETQALAHTYLPYAAIMPLIGVIAFQMDGVFIGATWSREMRTLMLASLAFYFAAWAVLQPLFGNHGLWIAMLLFQGARSVFFRLTLPKLADRTFSPAASP
- a CDS encoding membrane dipeptidase, which translates into the protein MNETYIHSSSIVIDALQCSDFSRDILLEAQAGGVTAISASSVLWENFRGGIEYVIMWKQKLAENADIAMPVKTLDDIRRAKAAGKVGIIFGWQNTSPVEDRLDYFGIFKDLGVNIMQLTYNTQNLFGAGYLEEKDSGLTGFGREAVDEMGRCGILIDLSHVGIQTSLDTIAYSEKPVAITHCLPRGLKDVPRNKPDEVFKACAEKGGVIGTSLFAPGLAKGNDATVADVIDAMEYTMDLVGEDHVAIGTDFNHNRPRPGPWLLWANKDKGTGRTLTEFGSARITKPEGIRRNDEFPNLTAEMQRRGWSQTRIEKILGGNWMRLFGTVWG